The sequence GCCGCATCGATTCCTCCAGTACGGGGTCCATTGCATGGCGAATCGGATACCAGGCCGCCGCATCAAACAACCGCGTACCGACGTGCGCCTTGATCAGATTTCGCACCAGCGCTTCCTCCTCGGCCGCCTGAGCCTCGGTGAAATAACGCACCTCCTCAGTCGCCTCGGGCGCCGTGTCGCCGGCCACGATCTGAATGCCATGGTCTTTCAGATAAGTTTGAAAGGCACTATACGCGGCATCGTCCACTTCATACGAAGCGATGAATTGTTCGCGCTTGCCGCCCCATTGCTGGTACAACGCGTCGTTGTTCTGGTCGATATACTGCCGCACAAACGGGCGGAGCAACGACTGACCAAGTACGGCCTGGAGATACAGGGACACGGTGTCCGGACGGACGATGAAGTCAGGCAAGATGCCCCCGCCACCGATCACCGTCCGCCCCTTGTCGGTCTTGAAGAGCAGCGAATCCGGCACCTGGTCGAGCAGGTCCTCCATGCTCATCGCGTACTCGCTCTCGTATTGCGCCATCTTGGATCGGTAATAATCCTCCCGTTCCCCGTTTTCGTACGGCGTCTGAATGAGCCGGCCCGACGGGGTATAAAAACGTGAGATGGTCATGCGCAGCACGCTGCCGTCCTCAAGCGGAAACTGCTTCTGCACCAGCCCCTTCCCGAACGTCCGGTGGCCTACGATCAACGCCCGGTCGTGATCCTGCAATGCGCCGGCGACGATTTCGCTCGCGGAGGCGGATTGACCGTTCACAAGCACGATCACGGGCTCTTTCTCGAAGATGCCAGCCACGCGCGAGCGGCTCACCTGGTTGAACTCTGGGTGACGCGACCGTGCCGAGACGATCACCTGGTCCCCGGCGACGAACTCGTCGCTGATCCGAATCGCCATGTCCATAAACCCGCCGGCGTTGTCCCGAAGATCCAGAATCACGCGTTTCACCCCCCGATCCTTCAACACCTGCGCCGCGTCCATGAACTCTCGATAGGTCGTCCGCGCAAACCGGTTGATCTTGATGTACCCGGTCTGTTCATCCACCATATAGTGGGCATCGACGGTGTACAGCGGAATCTTGTCCCGAATGATCGCAAATTCGAGCGGCTCCGGGTAACCCGGACGCTGGACCGTCACTTTCACGCGCGTCCCGCGCGGGCCCTTCAAATGTAATTCAACGTCCCGCCGCGTATATCCGATCGCCGAGGAATCATCCACCGCCATGATCCGGTCGCCGGAATGCAGTCCGGCCTCATCACTCGGCCCACCCGGCAGTGGGTTCAACACCGTCAGTGTATCCGCCCCGTTTTCTCCGGGGATAAATTCGTACGAGATGCCGATACCCTCGAACGAGGCATTAAAGTCCTCATTCACGTCCTCCATCTGATCCGCATCGATGTACACGGAATGGGGATCCAGGCGCTCGAGCATACCCTCGATGGCGGTCTCGGTCAGGCTCGCAGAATCGACATCGTCGACATAATGCTGGTTGATGACGCCGTACGCCTGTTCCAGCTTTTTCATCGACTCGTAGGTGTCGTCACTCGAGATCGCGGCGCCCAGCCCAAAGCCCATGAATATACCAAGGGTCAGTAAAACGGCCCCAAAACCTACGATTT is a genomic window of Rhodothermales bacterium containing:
- a CDS encoding S41 family peptidase, with protein sequence MRNKKIVGFGAVLLTLGIFMGFGLGAAISSDDTYESMKKLEQAYGVINQHYVDDVDSASLTETAIEGMLERLDPHSVYIDADQMEDVNEDFNASFEGIGISYEFIPGENGADTLTVLNPLPGGPSDEAGLHSGDRIMAVDDSSAIGYTRRDVELHLKGPRGTRVKVTVQRPGYPEPLEFAIIRDKIPLYTVDAHYMVDEQTGYIKINRFARTTYREFMDAAQVLKDRGVKRVILDLRDNAGGFMDMAIRISDEFVAGDQVIVSARSRHPEFNQVSRSRVAGIFEKEPVIVLVNGQSASASEIVAGALQDHDRALIVGHRTFGKGLVQKQFPLEDGSVLRMTISRFYTPSGRLIQTPYENGEREDYYRSKMAQYESEYAMSMEDLLDQVPDSLLFKTDKGRTVIGGGGILPDFIVRPDTVSLYLQAVLGQSLLRPFVRQYIDQNNDALYQQWGGKREQFIASYEVDDAAYSAFQTYLKDHGIQIVAGDTAPEATEEVRYFTEAQAAEEEALVRNLIKAHVGTRLFDAAAWYPIRHAMDPVLEESMRLWDNATSLALSYR